The Granulicella sibirica genome has a segment encoding these proteins:
- a CDS encoding NADH-quinone oxidoreductase subunit N, with the protein MSPNVLALLPEIILTAVGVLVMVAEPCLALGASRKPLGWLAILGTLAAGGASWYQLSFGRITAFSGTIQVDAFSVFFHFVIAGVVLVTLLGSLDYFEGNATHAGEYFALSLFGAVGMMLMTCSVELLMVFVGLEISSISTYIMAGFRKGQATGSESSIKYFLLGSFATAFFLYGIALSYGATGSTTISAIAAGLGTSATPTMAFLALAMIIIGIGFKVSAAPFHVWTPDVYQGAPAPVVGLMSTAPKAAAFAVLLRITFSGYASMEHRWAILLWILAALSMTIGNLGALVQRDVKRMLAYSSIAHAGYLLVAFTAFPREGIAAAAFYTATYAAMNVGAFAVVTQISGYNESLRSLDDYTGLALKRPVLSATLAFFLLSLIGIPFTGGFFGKFYVFTSAMHAGHVWLAVIGLLNSGVACFYYLRLLAAIYTHPTKATVSPALDNLPYRHVSFSAEAGLTLAVAATLILGVFPGPILALAQRAGIATLPSLDAPAASHTRESDATLWCTQHPDECNAKVDATAH; encoded by the coding sequence ATGTCCCCGAACGTCCTCGCCCTCCTTCCCGAGATCATCCTTACCGCCGTCGGCGTCCTCGTCATGGTCGCGGAGCCGTGCCTTGCCCTCGGCGCATCCCGCAAGCCGCTCGGCTGGCTCGCCATCCTCGGCACCCTCGCGGCAGGCGGCGCAAGCTGGTACCAGCTCTCCTTCGGCCGCATCACCGCCTTCTCCGGAACCATCCAGGTCGACGCCTTCTCCGTCTTCTTCCACTTCGTCATCGCGGGAGTCGTCCTCGTCACCCTGCTCGGGTCGCTCGACTACTTCGAAGGCAACGCCACCCACGCCGGCGAGTACTTCGCCCTCTCGCTCTTCGGAGCCGTCGGCATGATGCTCATGACCTGCTCGGTCGAGCTCCTCATGGTCTTCGTCGGTCTCGAGATCTCATCAATCTCGACCTACATCATGGCCGGCTTCCGCAAGGGCCAGGCCACCGGCTCCGAGTCCTCCATCAAGTACTTCCTGCTCGGCTCCTTCGCCACGGCTTTCTTCCTCTACGGCATCGCACTCTCCTACGGAGCGACCGGATCGACCACGATCTCTGCCATCGCAGCCGGTCTTGGCACCAGCGCCACCCCCACGATGGCCTTCCTCGCCCTCGCCATGATCATCATCGGCATCGGCTTCAAGGTCTCCGCCGCTCCCTTCCACGTCTGGACGCCCGACGTCTACCAGGGCGCTCCCGCACCCGTCGTCGGCCTCATGTCGACCGCCCCCAAGGCCGCCGCCTTTGCTGTCCTGCTGCGCATCACCTTCTCCGGATATGCCTCGATGGAGCACCGCTGGGCCATCCTCCTCTGGATCCTCGCCGCCCTCTCGATGACCATCGGCAACCTCGGAGCACTCGTCCAGCGCGACGTCAAGCGCATGCTCGCCTACTCGTCCATCGCCCACGCAGGCTACCTTCTCGTCGCCTTCACCGCCTTCCCGCGCGAAGGAATCGCTGCCGCAGCCTTCTACACCGCGACCTACGCCGCCATGAACGTAGGAGCCTTCGCCGTCGTCACCCAGATCTCGGGCTACAACGAAAGCCTGCGCTCGCTCGACGACTACACCGGCCTAGCCCTCAAACGCCCCGTGCTTTCCGCGACCCTCGCCTTTTTCCTGCTGTCGCTGATCGGCATCCCATTCACCGGCGGCTTCTTCGGTAAGTTCTACGTCTTCACCTCGGCCATGCACGCTGGCCACGTCTGGCTCGCGGTCATCGGCCTCCTGAACTCCGGCGTAGCCTGCTTCTACTACCTCCGTCTCCTCGCAGCCATCTACACCCATCCCACGAAGGCAACGGTAAGCCCCGCGCTGGATAATCTCCCCTACCGCCACGTCAGCTTCTCCGCTGAAGCCGGCCTCACCCTGGCCGTAGCCGCAACCCTGATCCTCGGCGTCTTCCCCGGCCCCATCCTCGCACTAGCCCAGCGAGCCGGGATCGCCACCCTGCCAAGCCTGGATGCGCCGGCCGCATCCCACACTCGCGAATCCGACGCTACCCTCTGGTGCACCCAGCACCCCGACGAGTGCAACGCCAAAGTCGACGCGACCGCTCACTAG
- the atpB gene encoding F0F1 ATP synthase subunit A, whose amino-acid sequence MPIQPAFTQFLNAHLAGPANALLSAVHVHPVYPEAPITTAVSMELLVFVVLVAYFVIVRVSLQVEKPGAVQHMAEMTHEFVSEQGESIIGHGFEKFVSYLTALFLFILIANLMGLVPGLESPTANVTVPLGFALVTFLYYHYHGIRANGFGYIKQFLGPVPLIAWLLFPIEIISHLARVLSLTVRLYANMYAGDLLTLAFFSLVPVGIPLVFLGLHLGVAAIQAYVFMLLAMIYLSLAVAHDH is encoded by the coding sequence ATGCCGATACAGCCTGCTTTTACCCAATTTCTGAATGCGCACCTCGCTGGGCCGGCCAACGCGCTGCTGAGCGCGGTGCACGTGCATCCGGTTTACCCGGAAGCGCCGATTACGACGGCAGTTTCGATGGAACTGCTTGTGTTCGTGGTTCTTGTCGCCTACTTCGTGATCGTCCGTGTAAGCCTGCAGGTCGAGAAGCCCGGTGCGGTGCAGCACATGGCCGAGATGACGCACGAGTTCGTCTCCGAACAGGGCGAGTCGATCATCGGTCATGGCTTCGAAAAGTTCGTCAGCTACCTGACGGCGCTGTTCCTGTTCATCCTGATCGCAAACCTGATGGGCCTGGTTCCGGGTCTTGAATCACCGACGGCGAATGTCACGGTTCCGCTCGGGTTCGCGCTGGTGACTTTTCTGTATTACCACTACCACGGCATCCGAGCGAACGGCTTTGGGTACATCAAGCAGTTCCTTGGTCCGGTGCCGCTGATTGCGTGGCTTCTGTTTCCGATCGAGATCATCTCGCACCTTGCGCGTGTGCTTTCGCTCACGGTTCGTCTCTACGCGAATATGTACGCCGGCGACCTGTTGACGCTTGCGTTCTTCTCGCTCGTTCCGGTCGGCATTCCGCTTGTCTTCCTCGGTCTTCACCTTGGGGTGGCGGCGATCCAGGCGTATGTGTTCATGCTTCTGGCGATGATCTATCTTTCACTCGCTGTCGCGCACGATCACTAG
- a CDS encoding GNAT family N-acetyltransferase: protein MRYRLPMAAYTIRKMTVDDAGLVGEQREKMFQAVNKPQDALDAMREPFLKWVAPKLVDGSYLGWAVEHEGKAIGGAGLIVLDWPPHYLHPTDARRGYLLNVYVDGDHRGQGLARKLVEASYEGARELGIHYLVLHASELGRPVYERMGWKDTNEMSLMLVEED from the coding sequence TTGCGATATCGTCTACCGATGGCCGCGTACACAATCCGGAAGATGACAGTCGACGATGCAGGGCTCGTCGGCGAGCAGAGAGAGAAGATGTTTCAAGCAGTTAACAAACCGCAGGATGCGCTGGACGCGATGCGTGAGCCGTTCCTGAAATGGGTCGCTCCCAAACTGGTTGACGGAAGTTACCTTGGCTGGGCAGTGGAGCACGAAGGAAAGGCAATCGGCGGTGCGGGCCTGATAGTGCTCGACTGGCCTCCGCACTACCTTCATCCGACGGACGCACGCAGAGGTTATCTACTGAACGTGTACGTGGACGGCGATCATCGCGGCCAGGGACTGGCACGGAAGCTTGTCGAGGCGAGTTACGAAGGCGCCCGGGAGTTAGGCATTCACTATCTCGTACTGCATGCGAGCGAGCTCGGGAGACCCGTCTATGAACGGATGGGTTGGAAGGACACGAACGAGATGTCATTAATGCTTGTGGAAGAAGACTGA
- a CDS encoding AtpZ/AtpI family protein: MADGTSGGGGKGKGALGDLVKAESMIQFAIALPAGCVIGWLLGHWADKHFHQNWIGVVGIMLGAVAGFIQIFRTASGFLKRDS; the protein is encoded by the coding sequence ATGGCTGATGGCACGAGCGGCGGGGGCGGGAAGGGCAAAGGAGCGCTTGGCGATCTGGTGAAGGCCGAGTCGATGATCCAGTTTGCGATCGCCTTGCCTGCCGGATGCGTGATCGGCTGGCTGCTCGGCCATTGGGCGGATAAGCACTTCCACCAGAATTGGATCGGCGTTGTCGGGATCATGCTTGGAGCGGTCGCGGGGTTCATCCAGATCTTCCGGACAGCGTCTGGATTTCTGAAGAGGGATTCGTGA
- a CDS encoding RrF2 family transcriptional regulator yields MAESGQFRLGLRLLTVLAKGPGTMHTSAAIAEELGESPVVVRRMFLLLHKAGLIEQKKGPNGGAKLMIPAKQIGVGTVYGAVSKGWLVVGDASVDGVMKKVRAEAIAAMNETTLNQVVKKLRKA; encoded by the coding sequence ATGGCAGAGAGTGGACAATTCCGGTTGGGTCTTCGGCTGCTGACGGTGCTGGCGAAAGGCCCCGGCACGATGCATACCTCGGCGGCAATCGCGGAGGAGCTTGGCGAGAGCCCGGTTGTGGTGCGGAGGATGTTTCTCCTGCTGCACAAGGCCGGGCTGATCGAGCAGAAGAAGGGGCCGAACGGCGGCGCGAAGCTGATGATTCCGGCCAAGCAGATTGGCGTAGGGACAGTCTACGGAGCGGTGTCGAAGGGGTGGCTTGTCGTGGGGGATGCTTCTGTCGATGGCGTGATGAAGAAGGTTCGCGCCGAGGCGATTGCGGCGATGAATGAGACGACACTGAACCAGGTGGTAAAGAAGCTTCGCAAGGCATAG
- a CDS encoding ATP synthase F0 subunit C translates to MKKLQYMFMSLAAMLLATPAFAQGAAEPAGKWYVSIAAGLGMAIAAGLCGLGQGKATASATEALARNPGARPGIFVFLILGLAFIESLALFTFVIIFLKVQ, encoded by the coding sequence ATGAAGAAGCTTCAATACATGTTTATGTCCCTGGCTGCGATGCTGCTTGCAACGCCGGCCTTTGCGCAGGGTGCCGCTGAGCCTGCTGGTAAGTGGTATGTCTCGATCGCTGCCGGTCTTGGCATGGCGATCGCTGCCGGCCTTTGCGGTCTCGGTCAGGGTAAGGCAACCGCTTCGGCAACCGAAGCGCTGGCACGGAACCCGGGCGCTCGCCCTGGAATCTTCGTGTTCCTGATTCTCGGTCTCGCGTTTATCGAGTCCCTCGCGCTGTTCACGTTCGTCATCATCTTCCTCAAGGTTCAGTAG
- a CDS encoding lysine--tRNA ligase codes for MSESDFELAQYDHRRQKLRQIAEIGMANGLTYAEATYPNHYAADHTIPELHAAHDHLTAVELEDPAAKPINVSVAGRIMALRVQGKAGFAQLQQGGQRFQIYVRKDDVGEELFPLFKEKLLDLGDHIGVRGHLFRTRTGELTIHVHAVDDLPAITFLAKSMLALPDKYHGLEDTELRYRQRYVDLIMNSGATPKQAEATPEPPALPSAPTPASSDAAPDKTEVLAAMQAAQTAQELAPKPAPAPSTEESEAPPNVREVFMKRAAILRAIRRYFDDRGYIEVETPMLVGIAGGAAARPFITHHNALDLDLSLRIAPELYLKRLVVGGLDRVYEINRNFRNEGIDTSHNPEFTMLEFYQAYSNYHDLMDLTQDIITKVAIEVNGSTITNFDGNEIDLSKWTKLSMREAIVRWWPEHLSPAPSLEEFLSPDLFLSKVEETYRESVKIFEQLEPDTRFTPDELRSFVMPLSNALGLVRLRLAGGVPLGKIIAEVFELLAEEHLIQPHIIYDFPLAVSPLSKQKPDEPDWVERFEFYIGGFEVGNAFSELNDPDEQRKRFEDQLKERDRGDDEAHKMDEDYVRALGYGLPPTAGEGIGIDRLTMLLTGSKSIRDVILFPLMRPIVKPQQPNTEAVPSPS; via the coding sequence GTGTCTGAATCCGATTTCGAACTAGCCCAGTACGACCACCGCCGCCAGAAGCTCCGCCAGATCGCTGAGATCGGCATGGCCAACGGCCTAACCTACGCCGAAGCGACCTACCCGAACCACTACGCCGCCGATCACACCATCCCCGAGCTCCACGCCGCCCACGACCACCTTACCGCGGTCGAGCTCGAAGACCCTGCCGCGAAGCCCATCAACGTCTCCGTCGCCGGCCGCATCATGGCCCTCCGCGTCCAGGGCAAAGCCGGCTTCGCCCAGCTCCAGCAAGGCGGCCAGCGCTTCCAGATCTACGTCCGCAAGGACGACGTCGGCGAGGAGCTCTTCCCGCTGTTCAAGGAGAAGCTCCTCGACCTCGGCGACCACATCGGCGTGCGCGGACACCTCTTCCGCACCCGCACCGGCGAGCTCACCATCCACGTGCACGCGGTCGACGACCTGCCCGCGATCACGTTCCTCGCCAAGTCCATGCTCGCGTTGCCGGACAAGTACCACGGCCTCGAGGACACCGAGCTCCGCTACCGCCAGCGCTACGTCGACCTCATCATGAACTCCGGCGCGACACCGAAGCAGGCGGAAGCCACGCCTGAGCCGCCAGCGCTTCCCTCCGCGCCAACGCCTGCGTCCTCCGACGCCGCCCCCGATAAAACTGAAGTTCTCGCCGCGATGCAGGCTGCGCAGACCGCACAGGAACTAGCTCCGAAGCCTGCACCCGCTCCGTCAACCGAGGAGTCCGAAGCCCCACCCAACGTCCGCGAAGTCTTCATGAAGCGCGCCGCAATCCTTCGTGCGATCCGCCGCTACTTCGACGACCGAGGCTACATCGAGGTCGAAACCCCCATGCTCGTCGGCATCGCCGGTGGAGCCGCCGCCCGACCCTTCATCACGCATCACAACGCACTCGACCTCGACCTGAGCCTGCGCATCGCCCCCGAACTCTACCTCAAGCGCCTCGTCGTGGGCGGCCTCGACCGCGTCTACGAGATCAACCGCAACTTCCGCAACGAGGGCATCGACACCAGCCACAACCCCGAGTTCACCATGCTCGAGTTCTACCAGGCCTACAGCAACTACCACGACCTGATGGACCTCACGCAGGACATCATTACGAAGGTCGCAATCGAAGTGAATGGTTCCACAATCACGAACTTTGACGGTAACGAAATAGACCTGAGTAAGTGGACCAAGCTTTCCATGCGCGAAGCCATCGTCAGATGGTGGCCGGAGCATCTTTCCCCAGCGCCGAGCCTGGAAGAATTTCTTAGTCCGGATCTGTTTTTGTCAAAGGTTGAGGAAACATATAGAGAGTCTGTCAAGATCTTCGAGCAACTCGAACCGGACACGAGATTTACGCCCGACGAACTACGAAGTTTTGTAATGCCGTTATCCAACGCGCTTGGTTTAGTGCGGCTGCGATTAGCAGGTGGAGTTCCCTTGGGAAAAATCATCGCAGAGGTTTTTGAGCTTCTCGCCGAAGAGCACCTGATTCAGCCGCACATCATCTACGATTTCCCCCTAGCCGTAAGCCCCCTAAGCAAGCAAAAGCCCGACGAACCCGACTGGGTTGAGCGTTTCGAGTTCTACATCGGAGGCTTCGAAGTCGGCAACGCCTTCTCCGAGCTCAACGACCCCGACGAGCAGCGCAAGCGCTTCGAGGACCAGCTCAAAGAGCGCGACCGTGGCGACGACGAAGCCCACAAGATGGATGAGGACTACGTCCGAGCCCTCGGCTACGGTCTTCCGCCGACAGCCGGAGAAGGAATCGGCATCGACCGTCTCACCATGCTGCTGACAGGCTCAAAGTCCATCCGCGATGTCATCCTGTTCCCACTCATGCGGCCCATCGTCAAGCCTCAGCAGCCCAACACTGAAGCCGTTCCTTCGCCTTCTTAG